The following proteins are encoded in a genomic region of Chryseobacterium cucumeris:
- a CDS encoding pyridoxal phosphate-dependent aminotransferase codes for MFTNNDINFEALKRKAYNGRWATLADGIIPLTAADPDFRTAPEIEQGIIEYLKDGYLSYGPFSGLPEFKKSVADHFNTEKHGNFSPENVLAVNSAAQGMFLIASYVLNPGDEAIILDPVDFLFKKSVETVGGKVMLCPVDTTTGDIDFESLVSLINSKTKLISLCNPHNPLGKVYSKEVLIQVAEIASAHDLWVMSDEIWSDIIYDDKDFHTYSSVSEKAKRKSFTVYGFSKSFGIAGLRIGAILCNDQDILEDFTEKSNFNSTIEGVSTLSQIAASVALEKAKPWYKEFLTHLQSNRDLAFRLLSRSEIVTPNLPEATFVLFPKIENGMSSDEFAQHVLQQGKVAIVPGSERWFGKGAEGHIRICFSTSTEILEEGINRIITSF; via the coding sequence ATGTTTACCAATAACGACATCAACTTTGAAGCCCTGAAAAGAAAAGCCTACAACGGAAGATGGGCCACCCTGGCAGACGGAATCATTCCTCTTACGGCAGCCGATCCCGATTTCAGAACAGCTCCTGAAATAGAACAGGGAATTATTGAATACCTGAAAGACGGATATCTAAGCTATGGGCCATTTTCCGGACTTCCTGAGTTTAAGAAAAGCGTTGCAGATCATTTTAATACAGAAAAGCATGGTAATTTCTCCCCAGAAAATGTTTTGGCAGTGAATAGTGCTGCTCAGGGAATGTTTCTCATCGCATCCTATGTTCTTAACCCCGGAGACGAAGCCATTATTCTGGATCCTGTTGATTTCCTTTTCAAAAAATCAGTGGAAACAGTAGGCGGAAAAGTAATGCTTTGCCCAGTAGATACAACAACAGGAGACATTGATTTTGAAAGCCTGGTTTCTTTAATTAACTCCAAAACCAAACTTATCAGCCTATGCAACCCGCACAATCCGCTTGGAAAAGTGTATTCTAAAGAAGTTTTAATACAAGTGGCGGAAATTGCATCGGCTCATGATCTTTGGGTAATGAGTGATGAAATCTGGAGTGATATTATTTATGATGATAAAGACTTCCATACCTATTCTTCCGTTTCAGAGAAGGCAAAGAGAAAGAGCTTTACCGTTTACGGATTTTCAAAATCATTCGGAATAGCAGGATTAAGAATAGGTGCTATCTTATGTAATGACCAAGATATTCTTGAAGACTTCACAGAAAAATCCAATTTCAATTCCACAATAGAAGGTGTTTCTACTTTATCGCAGATTGCAGCAAGCGTAGCTCTGGAGAAAGCGAAACCCTGGTATAAAGAGTTTCTGACGCACTTGCAAAGCAACAGAGATCTTGCGTTCAGACTATTAAGCCGTTCAGAAATTGTAACCCCTAATCTGCCCGAGGCTACGTTTGTATTGTTTCCAAAGATTGAAAACGGAATGTCAAGTGATGAGTTCGCCCAGCATGTTCTGCAGCAGGGAAAAGTAGCCATTGTTCCGGGATCAGAAAGGTGGTTCGGCAAAGGAGCCGAAGGACATATAAGAATTTGCTTTTCTACATCCACGGAAATTTTGGAAGAAGGAATTAACAGAATCATTACCAGCTTTTAA
- a CDS encoding tRNA-(ms[2]io[6]A)-hydroxylase: MFKLKLPTDPRWANIAEGNIGEILTDHAWCEQKAATNAIGLITMLPEYPEIVTELLAIAQEELDHFNQVHEIIKKRGFTFGRARKDDYVNELAKFIIQGSREDLIVDKMLFAAMIEARSCERFKVLTENIKDEELKVFYKELMISEANHYTTFIGFARQLGNPEKVNKRWEEWLEYEASIIKSYGNKETIHG; this comes from the coding sequence ATGTTTAAGTTGAAACTACCTACCGACCCAAGGTGGGCAAATATTGCAGAAGGAAACATTGGAGAAATTTTAACGGATCATGCCTGGTGTGAGCAAAAAGCAGCAACCAATGCAATAGGCCTGATCACGATGCTTCCGGAATATCCTGAGATTGTAACAGAACTTCTTGCCATTGCACAGGAAGAACTGGATCATTTCAATCAGGTACATGAAATCATCAAAAAAAGAGGCTTTACTTTTGGAAGAGCAAGAAAAGATGATTACGTGAATGAGCTGGCAAAATTTATCATTCAGGGAAGCAGAGAAGACCTCATCGTAGACAAAATGCTGTTTGCCGCAATGATTGAAGCCAGAAGCTGCGAGAGATTCAAAGTTCTTACCGAAAATATCAAAGACGAAGAGCTTAAAGTTTTTTACAAAGAACTGATGATTTCCGAAGCCAATCATTACACTACTTTTATCGGCTTTGCAAGACAACTGGGAAATCCTGAAAAAGTAAACAAACGTTGGGAAGAATGGCTGGAATATGAGGCCAGCATTATTAAATCCTACGGAAATAAAGAAACGATTCACGGTTAA
- a CDS encoding tryptophanase, translating into MNLPYAEPFRIKMVEEIYQSTREEREQWLKEANYNLFNLRSSHVYIDLLTDSGTGAMSDKQWAALMTGDESYAGSRSFEQLQKTVERITGFKYLLPTHQGRAAENVLFSVLVKEGDVVPGNSHFDTTKGHIEFRKAHAIDCTIDEAFDINDLHPFKGNINLEKLEEVYKSHPKENIPFCLITITCNSSGGQPVSLENMKAVKALSDQYGIPVFFDSARFAENAYFIKQREAGQENRSIKDICKEIFSYGDGMTMSSKKDGLVNIGGFIALSNEEVFRKASNFTIIYEGFITYGGMAGRDMAALAVGLDEATEFAYLESRISQVEYLGNKLIEYGIPVQKPIGGHAVFIDSLNFLPNVSREEYPAQTLGLEIYKEAGIRTVEIGTLLADRDPATRENRYPKLELVRLAIPRRTYTNNHMDYIAAAIRNVYERRDEIAKGYKITWEPEILRHFTVQLEKA; encoded by the coding sequence ATGAATTTACCGTACGCGGAACCTTTCCGCATTAAAATGGTGGAAGAAATCTATCAATCCACCAGAGAAGAAAGAGAGCAATGGCTTAAAGAAGCTAATTATAACCTTTTCAACCTAAGATCTTCACATGTTTATATTGACCTGCTTACCGATTCAGGAACGGGGGCTATGTCTGATAAACAATGGGCTGCTTTAATGACCGGAGATGAAAGCTATGCCGGATCACGTTCTTTTGAACAATTACAAAAAACTGTTGAAAGAATAACAGGATTCAAATATTTATTACCAACCCACCAGGGAAGAGCTGCTGAAAACGTCCTTTTCTCAGTATTGGTAAAAGAAGGTGATGTAGTTCCTGGGAACTCGCATTTTGATACGACAAAAGGTCATATCGAATTCAGAAAGGCACATGCAATTGACTGTACGATAGACGAAGCTTTTGATATTAATGATCTTCATCCTTTCAAAGGAAATATTAACCTTGAAAAACTGGAAGAAGTTTATAAAAGCCATCCTAAAGAAAACATCCCTTTCTGTTTAATTACCATTACCTGTAATTCTTCAGGAGGACAGCCTGTTTCTTTGGAAAACATGAAGGCAGTAAAAGCCCTTTCCGACCAATATGGAATTCCTGTATTTTTTGATTCAGCGAGATTTGCTGAAAATGCTTACTTCATCAAACAAAGAGAAGCAGGACAGGAAAACAGAAGCATTAAAGATATCTGTAAGGAAATTTTCTCTTACGGAGACGGAATGACTATGAGTTCTAAAAAAGATGGTTTAGTAAACATCGGAGGATTTATAGCTTTGAGTAACGAAGAAGTTTTCAGAAAAGCATCCAATTTCACCATCATTTACGAAGGTTTTATTACTTATGGAGGAATGGCGGGAAGAGATATGGCAGCATTAGCTGTAGGTCTGGATGAAGCTACTGAGTTTGCTTATCTTGAAAGCAGAATCTCTCAGGTTGAATATCTGGGTAATAAATTAATTGAATACGGAATTCCTGTTCAAAAGCCTATCGGAGGACATGCTGTATTCATCGATTCTTTAAACTTTCTTCCAAATGTATCCCGTGAAGAATATCCGGCTCAGACATTAGGGCTGGAAATTTATAAGGAGGCAGGGATCAGAACTGTAGAAATCGGAACATTATTGGCAGACAGAGATCCTGCTACTAGAGAAAACCGTTATCCGAAGTTAGAGCTGGTACGACTGGCTATTCCAAGAAGAACCTACACCAACAACCACATGGATTATATTGCTGCTGCTATCAGAAACGTATATGAAAGACGTGATGAAATAGCAAAAGGATACAAGATTACGTGGGAACCGGAAATCTTAAGACACTTTACTGTTCAGCTTGAAAAAGCTTAA
- a CDS encoding TonB-dependent receptor plug domain-containing protein produces the protein MKIKYISIILLGVSTLSYAQQIKDTLKESKIDEVAITGSRNKKRTVINTPVPIDIIDIKQVSQSTGQIEVNQLLQFSAPSFNSNKQSGSDGADAVDPATLRGLGPDQTLLLLNGKRYHQSSLINLFGTKGRGNTGYDMNTIPIGAIKRVEVLRDGASAQYGSDAIAGVINVILNDRDKGFEGNAFYGMNLFKSPGNNDVVSDHKVDGTTFDFSGNLGTKIGSKGGFGNFTVEFVNKDYAIRNANPDIYTAPRQRFGDAKAQNIYFFGNIELPLSDGLKFYSRQGFSHRNTKAYAWTRTPDADGNIPEVYPTGFNPIENTSITDFTFDNGIRFKVADWDVDFYNAFGNNRFTYQIDNTINATLGVKSPTSFNAGGHSLLQNTTGFNAVKQFKVLEGLNIAFGSEFRYEKFDIIKGEEASYTMYDKNGNPVTPDTPESLLVTNPLNDNSVRPGGSQGFPGYSTDIGKSRNNFAAYIDTELDVTKNWMISVAGRFENYNDFGSTLNGKFATRYAFTPQFAFRGSVSTGFRAPSLAQKYYSQQFTNFQEGELVTIQLASNDSKLASSLGIPQLKQETSVNGSAGFTFNTGKFTATVDGYYIEVKNRIVLTGYFTQADLPAEVQAENPFIDQVQFFSNAIDTRTKGVDLILSYNENIGSGKLTATLAGNYNDMEITKVNTSEKLAGKEDIYLSEREKAFILASAPKTKVNLNLNYKISKFNANLQLVRFDKVTLIGYDGTEQVYNPKVTTDLSFGYEFSKNLNVTLGSKNLFNRYPTLQTTQVSDGNTEGGGIFDPVQMGFSGRQVFARLNFKF, from the coding sequence ATGAAGATAAAATACATCAGCATCATTTTACTTGGAGTGTCTACCCTCTCTTATGCCCAGCAGATAAAAGACACGTTGAAAGAATCCAAGATCGACGAAGTAGCCATTACAGGAAGCCGTAACAAAAAGAGAACGGTGATTAATACGCCTGTTCCTATTGACATCATCGACATTAAGCAGGTAAGCCAGTCTACAGGGCAGATAGAAGTCAATCAGCTTTTGCAATTTTCTGCGCCCTCTTTCAACTCCAACAAGCAATCAGGATCTGATGGTGCTGATGCTGTAGATCCAGCAACTTTAAGAGGTCTTGGTCCCGATCAGACCTTACTTTTATTGAATGGAAAAAGATATCACCAGTCTTCACTGATCAACCTTTTTGGAACCAAAGGAAGAGGAAACACCGGATATGACATGAACACCATTCCGATCGGTGCTATAAAAAGAGTGGAAGTTCTTCGTGACGGAGCTTCCGCCCAATACGGTTCTGATGCTATTGCAGGAGTTATCAACGTTATTTTGAATGACAGAGACAAAGGTTTTGAAGGAAATGCTTTTTATGGCATGAACCTTTTTAAAAGCCCCGGAAACAATGATGTTGTTTCTGATCACAAAGTAGACGGAACGACCTTTGATTTCAGTGGAAATTTAGGGACCAAAATAGGCTCAAAAGGCGGTTTTGGAAACTTTACAGTAGAGTTTGTTAATAAAGATTACGCCATACGAAACGCAAATCCGGATATTTACACAGCTCCAAGACAGCGTTTCGGAGATGCCAAGGCTCAAAATATTTACTTTTTCGGAAATATTGAACTTCCTTTGTCTGATGGTCTGAAATTCTATTCCCGCCAGGGTTTTTCACATAGAAATACTAAGGCTTATGCATGGACCAGAACCCCTGATGCAGACGGTAATATCCCTGAAGTTTACCCTACAGGATTTAATCCGATTGAAAACACCAGCATTACGGATTTCACATTTGACAATGGAATAAGGTTCAAAGTTGCTGACTGGGATGTAGATTTTTATAATGCTTTTGGCAACAACAGATTCACTTATCAGATCGATAATACAATTAATGCCACTTTAGGAGTCAAATCTCCAACAAGCTTTAATGCAGGAGGACATTCTCTGCTGCAGAATACAACAGGATTTAATGCCGTGAAACAATTTAAGGTACTGGAAGGACTGAATATTGCTTTCGGATCAGAATTCAGATATGAAAAATTTGATATCATTAAAGGAGAAGAGGCCTCCTATACCATGTATGATAAAAACGGAAATCCTGTTACACCAGACACCCCTGAGAGTTTACTGGTTACCAACCCTTTAAATGACAATAGCGTAAGGCCAGGCGGTTCGCAGGGATTCCCGGGGTATTCTACAGATATTGGTAAAAGCAGAAATAACTTTGCTGCCTACATAGATACTGAACTGGATGTGACTAAAAACTGGATGATAAGCGTTGCCGGAAGGTTTGAAAATTATAATGATTTCGGAAGTACACTGAATGGTAAGTTTGCTACACGATATGCATTTACTCCTCAGTTTGCTTTCCGCGGATCTGTTTCTACGGGGTTCAGGGCTCCTTCTTTGGCTCAAAAATACTACAGCCAGCAGTTTACTAACTTTCAGGAAGGTGAATTGGTGACTATTCAGCTGGCGTCTAATGACAGCAAACTGGCAAGCAGTCTCGGAATTCCTCAATTGAAACAGGAAACATCGGTGAACGGGAGTGCAGGATTCACTTTTAACACAGGAAAATTCACGGCGACAGTGGATGGATATTATATTGAGGTAAAAAACAGAATTGTTCTTACCGGATATTTTACACAGGCAGACCTGCCGGCAGAGGTTCAGGCAGAAAATCCGTTTATTGATCAGGTACAGTTCTTTTCTAACGCAATTGATACGCGCACGAAAGGAGTTGATCTTATCTTAAGCTATAATGAAAATATAGGATCCGGAAAGCTGACGGCTACTTTAGCAGGGAACTATAATGACATGGAAATCACCAAAGTAAACACTTCGGAAAAGCTGGCAGGAAAAGAAGACATTTACCTGAGCGAAAGAGAAAAGGCTTTTATTCTTGCTTCTGCTCCGAAAACAAAAGTGAATTTAAACCTCAATTATAAGATCAGTAAATTCAATGCAAACCTTCAGCTGGTAAGATTTGATAAGGTCACGCTCATTGGTTATGACGGTACAGAACAGGTTTATAATCCAAAAGTAACAACAGACCTTTCTTTTGGTTATGAATTTAGTAAGAATCTCAATGTAACCCTGGGCAGTAAAAATCTGTTCAACAGATATCCTACCCTGCAAACCACTCAGGTAAGTGATGGAAACACAGAAGGTGGAGGTATTTTTGATCCTGTTCAGATGGGATTTTCCGGAAGACAGGTTTTTGCCAGACTAAATTTTAAGTTTTAA
- the uvrB gene encoding excinuclease ABC subunit UvrB, which produces MDFKLHSEYKPTGDQPQAIEKLTEGIEIGEKYQTLLGVTGSGKTFTVANVIQKVQRPTLVLAHNKTLAAQLFMEFKEFFPENAVEYFVSYYDYYQPEAYIATTGTYIEKDLSINEEVEKLRLSATASLLSGRRDVLIVASVSCIYGIGNPTEFHKSLISIAIGEKVTRTALLHSLVNALYARTLNEFQRGTFRVKGDVIDVFPAYTDNAIRIQFFGDEIEKIQSFDPVTGNVEDNFDQIQIYPANLFVTSKETLNGAIKEIQDDMVKQVDFFSSVGKPLEAKRLQERTELDLEMIKELGYCSGIENYSRYLDGRLPGTRPFCLIDYFPKDFLMVIDESHVTVPQVHAMYGGDRSRKEALVEYGFRLPAAMDNRPLKFEEFEAIQNQVIYVSATPADYELEKTGGTYIEQIIRPTGLLDPIIEVRPSLNQIDDLMEEIQKRADADERVLVTTLTKKMAEELTKYFTKFGIRTRYIHSDVETLERIQIMQDLRLGLFDVLIGVNLLREGLDLPEVSLVAILDADKEGMLRSRRSMIQTVGRAARNVNGKAIMYADKITKSMQATLDETEYRRAKQMQYNEEHGLKPKALNKKISENLVGRSKDFPDEKYTQKEILQKVAETKATYATEDIEKMIAQKQKEMEAAAKNLDFIKAAKLRDEISALKA; this is translated from the coding sequence ATGGATTTTAAGCTTCACTCAGAATATAAACCTACCGGAGACCAGCCTCAGGCAATTGAAAAACTTACTGAAGGAATAGAGATCGGTGAAAAATATCAAACGCTTCTGGGGGTAACAGGTTCCGGAAAAACCTTTACTGTTGCGAATGTTATACAAAAAGTACAACGTCCAACTCTGGTACTGGCACACAATAAAACGCTTGCTGCACAGCTCTTCATGGAGTTTAAAGAATTTTTTCCCGAAAACGCAGTGGAATACTTTGTCAGCTACTATGATTACTACCAGCCCGAGGCCTATATTGCTACCACAGGAACTTATATTGAAAAAGACCTGAGCATCAATGAAGAGGTAGAAAAACTACGTCTTTCTGCAACTGCCAGCCTTCTTTCGGGAAGGAGAGACGTTTTGATTGTAGCTTCTGTTTCATGTATTTATGGTATCGGAAACCCTACGGAATTTCATAAATCTTTGATTTCTATCGCCATTGGTGAGAAAGTGACAAGAACTGCACTTCTCCATTCGCTAGTTAATGCACTGTATGCCAGAACACTGAATGAATTCCAGAGAGGAACATTTCGTGTAAAAGGGGACGTCATTGATGTTTTCCCTGCATATACTGATAATGCAATCAGAATTCAGTTTTTTGGAGATGAAATTGAAAAGATTCAAAGTTTCGATCCTGTTACTGGAAATGTAGAGGATAATTTTGATCAGATCCAGATTTATCCTGCCAATCTTTTTGTAACATCGAAGGAGACCTTAAATGGCGCCATTAAAGAGATTCAGGATGACATGGTAAAACAGGTTGATTTCTTTAGCTCTGTCGGGAAGCCTTTAGAAGCAAAACGCCTTCAGGAAAGAACAGAACTGGATCTTGAAATGATTAAAGAACTGGGCTATTGCTCAGGAATTGAGAACTATTCAAGGTATCTTGACGGCCGTCTTCCGGGAACGAGACCCTTCTGCCTGATTGATTATTTCCCTAAAGACTTTTTAATGGTTATCGACGAAAGCCACGTTACCGTTCCACAGGTTCATGCCATGTACGGAGGAGACCGAAGCAGAAAAGAAGCATTGGTGGAATACGGTTTCAGACTTCCGGCAGCAATGGACAACAGACCTTTAAAGTTTGAAGAATTTGAAGCTATTCAGAATCAGGTTATTTATGTTTCTGCTACACCTGCAGATTATGAACTGGAAAAAACGGGAGGCACTTATATAGAACAGATTATCCGTCCTACAGGGCTTTTAGATCCGATTATCGAAGTAAGACCTTCACTGAACCAGATTGATGATCTGATGGAAGAAATCCAGAAAAGAGCCGATGCGGATGAAAGAGTACTGGTGACTACTTTAACCAAGAAAATGGCGGAAGAACTTACCAAGTACTTCACCAAATTCGGAATCAGAACGAGATATATTCACTCAGATGTAGAGACCCTGGAGCGTATTCAGATTATGCAGGATCTTCGTTTAGGGCTTTTTGATGTATTGATTGGGGTTAACTTATTAAGAGAAGGTCTGGATTTACCTGAAGTTTCTCTGGTTGCCATTCTGGATGCTGATAAAGAAGGAATGCTGAGAAGCAGAAGATCAATGATCCAGACCGTAGGGCGTGCCGCAAGAAACGTGAACGGAAAAGCAATCATGTATGCAGACAAAATCACAAAATCTATGCAGGCTACCCTGGATGAAACCGAATACCGCCGTGCCAAGCAAATGCAGTACAATGAAGAGCACGGTCTGAAGCCAAAAGCATTAAATAAAAAGATATCCGAAAATCTCGTAGGAAGAAGCAAAGACTTCCCTGATGAAAAATATACACAAAAAGAAATCCTTCAGAAAGTTGCCGAAACAAAGGCAACCTACGCTACCGAAGATATCGAGAAAATGATTGCCCAGAAACAAAAAGAAATGGAAGCGGCAGCAAAAAATCTCGACTTTATTAAAGCTGCCAAGCTGAGAGATGAAATTTCAGCATTGAAAGCGTAA
- a CDS encoding DUF3820 family protein, producing MEGLNPEILKEICVMKMPFGKYEGTVLVDLPISYLEWFNKNGMPKGKLGMQLSTVYEIKLNGLMDLLTPIRAAVRNGL from the coding sequence GTGGAAGGACTTAATCCCGAAATATTAAAAGAAATCTGTGTCATGAAAATGCCTTTCGGTAAATATGAAGGAACGGTTCTGGTGGATCTTCCCATCAGCTATCTGGAATGGTTTAATAAAAACGGAATGCCAAAAGGAAAATTGGGAATGCAGCTTTCAACGGTTTACGAAATCAAGTTAAACGGATTGATGGATCTTTTGACTCCTATCAGGGCAGCAGTAAGGAATGGATTATAA
- a CDS encoding DUF502 domain-containing protein, whose protein sequence is MKKPSFENIANLFLKNFFQGLVIIGPIGLTIFVIWYIVSAIDNLVPSLAKQIPGLVFVSIILFTAILGYLGNKFVVGRFFFDTMDSLLEKTPGVKHIYTPTKDVMSSFVGDKKKFNDPVWVKTNENPEIWRIGFLTQKEMSDVDKHNYVAVYLPHSYAISGWVIVTEEKNIKPVVGMTAASAMKFAVSGGVAGFHSDENIFKAPE, encoded by the coding sequence TTGAAGAAGCCAAGCTTTGAAAATATTGCCAATCTGTTCCTGAAGAATTTTTTTCAGGGGTTGGTTATCATTGGGCCTATCGGGCTTACTATTTTTGTGATCTGGTATATTGTAAGTGCGATTGACAACCTTGTGCCTTCTCTTGCCAAGCAGATTCCGGGGCTTGTATTTGTATCTATCATCCTGTTTACGGCTATTCTGGGGTATTTAGGAAATAAATTCGTAGTCGGAAGATTCTTTTTCGACACGATGGACAGCTTGCTGGAGAAAACTCCGGGAGTAAAACACATCTATACTCCTACGAAAGACGTCATGTCTTCATTTGTAGGCGACAAGAAAAAATTCAACGATCCCGTATGGGTAAAAACCAATGAAAATCCGGAAATCTGGAGAATTGGCTTTTTAACTCAAAAAGAAATGTCGGACGTTGATAAGCATAATTACGTTGCGGTATATCTTCCCCACTCGTATGCCATCTCGGGCTGGGTAATTGTTACTGAAGAAAAAAACATCAAACCTGTAGTAGGAATGACAGCAGCTTCTGCCATGAAATTTGCTGTGAGCGGCGGTGTAGCCGGATTCCATTCTGATGAAAATATATTTAAGGCTCCGGAATAA
- a CDS encoding FAD-dependent monooxygenase: MKKIAVVGAGISGLSMANYLEKYNIDYHIYERRKKKDLAGHGFLIPKEGMDYLYQIIDPDLLLQHGNFLKKYIQYSHTGKILAEKELNNVFAISRHALISLLTQNLTPGKITYEETIIPDELQNGKLKLSDGTEIDADIAVISDGSRSRIRRNLFQDEIMRIVRESEVVNIIQNKEIADVIDNDFMKFHHEEGGLTFGILKLSEDTILWYSQFDNQKYMISECSAENLKKYMLDIFENWHPLVPEIIQKSHYKNVHLWNVYELEELNPFYKDNFVFIGDAAHPLIPFTSQGVTSALKDAFVLTKYLVEEENMQKVFHKYEAGRKPEIEIHIHNGRTLLKQFLLPLHQQTENILPISYK, encoded by the coding sequence ATGAAGAAAATTGCTGTCGTGGGCGCCGGTATTTCCGGCTTAAGCATGGCGAATTACTTAGAAAAATACAATATTGATTATCATATTTACGAAAGGAGAAAAAAGAAAGATCTGGCAGGTCACGGCTTTCTCATTCCGAAAGAAGGAATGGATTATCTTTATCAGATCATTGATCCTGATCTTCTTCTCCAACATGGAAATTTTCTGAAAAAATACATCCAATATTCACACACCGGAAAAATTCTCGCAGAAAAAGAACTGAACAATGTTTTCGCCATTTCAAGGCATGCATTAATCAGTTTATTGACACAAAACCTCACTCCAGGCAAGATAACTTATGAAGAAACTATTATTCCTGATGAGCTGCAGAATGGAAAACTGAAACTTTCTGACGGAACTGAGATTGACGCTGATATTGCAGTGATCTCTGATGGCTCCAGAAGCCGGATCAGAAGAAATCTTTTTCAAGATGAAATCATGAGAATAGTAAGAGAAAGTGAAGTCGTCAATATCATTCAGAATAAAGAAATTGCGGATGTTATTGATAATGACTTTATGAAGTTTCACCACGAGGAAGGTGGACTGACTTTCGGTATTCTCAAGCTTTCTGAAGATACCATCCTTTGGTATTCACAGTTTGATAATCAAAAATATATGATCAGTGAATGTTCCGCAGAAAACTTAAAGAAATATATGCTTGACATTTTCGAAAACTGGCATCCTTTAGTCCCGGAAATTATACAGAAATCACATTATAAAAATGTACATTTATGGAATGTATATGAACTGGAAGAGTTAAACCCTTTTTACAAAGATAATTTCGTATTCATCGGGGATGCAGCGCACCCACTTATTCCATTTACCAGCCAGGGAGTTACCTCAGCTCTGAAAGATGCCTTTGTATTAACGAAATACTTAGTTGAAGAAGAAAACATGCAGAAAGTCTTCCATAAATATGAGGCAGGCAGAAAGCCCGAAATAGAGATTCACATTCATAATGGAAGAACATTGCTTAAGCAGTTTTTACTCCCGCTCCATCAACAGACTGAAAATATTTTACCTATATCCTATAAATAA
- a CDS encoding PQQ-dependent sugar dehydrogenase — translation MKINSFYIPVVSLFLFLSSCKENHANAQKTGNDGSVETENPNSDYRPAFKGQTRIKAVKSTTAYNIEILNKDLGRPWGIINLPDGKFLVTDKKGYMNIVSPDGKQVSKIEGFPKVDSKGQGGMLDVALDPDFKTNSIIFFSFSEPFGKGNLTSVAKGKLSADLKSISEVKVIFRAEPSYDGDKHYGSRLAFDKDGNLFVSTGERSDKVTRVYAQKTDNYLGKILKITKDGQPAPGNPFIGKSGYKPEIYAYGVRNPQGMAIDPNGNLWDVEMGPRGGDEINLIQPGKNYGWGDVTYGIEYSGDKVGQGITQKEGTEQPVYYWDPVISPSGITFYTGNIDEWKGNLFIGCLSGEHIDRIVMKDNKVVGEERLLADQKERFRDVLNGMDGNLYAVTDSGKLYKISKK, via the coding sequence ATGAAAATCAATTCATTTTACATTCCTGTAGTAAGCCTTTTTCTTTTTTTATCTTCGTGCAAAGAGAATCATGCGAATGCTCAAAAGACAGGAAATGACGGAAGTGTAGAAACAGAAAACCCTAATTCTGATTACAGGCCGGCATTTAAAGGACAGACAAGAATTAAGGCTGTAAAGTCGACAACAGCCTATAATATTGAAATACTAAATAAAGATTTGGGAAGGCCCTGGGGCATTATCAATTTACCTGACGGAAAATTCCTAGTCACCGATAAGAAAGGGTACATGAATATTGTTTCACCAGATGGAAAGCAGGTCTCCAAAATAGAAGGCTTTCCAAAAGTAGATTCAAAAGGGCAGGGCGGAATGCTGGATGTCGCTCTTGATCCTGATTTTAAAACCAATAGTATTATTTTTTTCAGCTTCTCGGAACCATTTGGAAAAGGAAACTTAACATCTGTTGCGAAAGGCAAGCTTTCGGCAGATCTTAAAAGTATTTCAGAGGTAAAAGTTATTTTCCGTGCAGAACCTTCTTATGATGGAGATAAACATTATGGAAGCCGTCTTGCTTTTGATAAAGATGGAAACTTATTTGTCAGCACAGGAGAAAGATCAGATAAAGTTACCCGTGTATATGCCCAGAAAACAGATAATTATCTTGGGAAAATTTTAAAAATTACAAAGGATGGGCAACCGGCTCCGGGAAATCCTTTTATCGGAAAATCAGGATATAAACCGGAAATCTATGCTTATGGAGTCCGAAACCCGCAAGGAATGGCTATCGATCCCAATGGCAATCTCTGGGATGTTGAAATGGGGCCAAGAGGTGGTGATGAAATCAATCTGATCCAACCCGGAAAAAATTACGGTTGGGGAGATGTAACCTATGGAATTGAATATTCCGGAGATAAAGTAGGACAGGGTATCACTCAAAAAGAAGGAACAGAACAGCCGGTCTATTATTGGGATCCTGTGATCTCACCAAGTGGAATAACTTTTTATACAGGAAATATAGACGAATGGAAAGGAAATCTGTTTATCGGATGTTTAAGCGGTGAGCATATTGACAGAATTGTCATGAAAGACAATAAAGTAGTAGGAGAAGAACGTCTTCTTGCAGATCAGAAAGAGCGTTTCCGGGATGTATTAAATGGAATGGATGGAAATCTGTATGCCGTAACAGATAGCGGTAAACTTTATAAAATTTCAAAAAAATAG